A segment of the Bacillus sp. es.034 genome:
CTGACGGCTTGGAGGTATCGAACTTCAACGTTTTCCGCACGCCTACCACTAACGTTGATTTGGCAATCCTGTATTTTTGAAAATGATTATCCCCAGGCAGATTTCGCACCTGATTGTGGGAAGTGGTATATCGAATTTCAACATCCATCTTCTCAAACTTTTCCTTTAATTGCTTCCCTAATGGGTAATCCAGTGCATTAGGTTCAAAATAGACCAATTGAGGCACGAACGGTTTCACCATATTCTTTCCCTCCTATAGGTCTCCAAATGATTGTGAATAAGCCTCTTCTGCTTCTGCTTCTGTAGAATAGACGGCTACTTCATGTGTTAACGGATAATAGGTTTCATAAAGAAATAATGCTAATTCGGTTGGGTTTTCCGGATCGTGCACAACCGCTGCTTCCTGTATATTGGCT
Coding sequences within it:
- a CDS encoding transcriptional regulator SplA domain-containing protein — protein: MELNDHYTPYQAGDVVYVIYRNPHTQSVANIQEAAVVHDPENPTELALFLYETYYPLTHEVAVYSTEAEAEEAYSQSFGDL